The Orcinus orca chromosome 16, mOrcOrc1.1, whole genome shotgun sequence genome includes a window with the following:
- the ADIG gene encoding adipogenin: MKYPLVPLVNELTFSFLVFWLCLPVALLLFLLIVWLYFLLSQDSEENDSDVCFDWEPWSKVPAKFCQKTLHSQEEERPC, from the exons ATGAAGTACCCTCTGGTGCCGCTGGTGAACGAGCTGACGTTTTCTTTCCTGGTGTTCTGGCTCTGTCTGCCCGTGGCTTTGCTGTTGTTCTTGCTGATCGTCTGGCTATACTTCTTACTCAGCCAAG ATTCAGAGGAAAATGACTCAGATGTTTGCTTTGATTGGGAGCCCTGGAGCAAAGTCCCCGCCAAGTTTTGCCAGAAGACGTTGCATAGCCAAGAGGAGGAGAGGCCCTGCTAG